Proteins from a genomic interval of Luteibacter pinisoli:
- a CDS encoding glutathione S-transferase N-terminal domain-containing protein: MADIDSFPITARWPAQHPDRIQLYSLPTPNGVKASIMLEETGLPYEVHTIDIGKNESKLPEFESLNPNGKIPAMIDPNGPDGKAIGLFESGAILLYLAEKSGKFLPKDPIKKWETIQWVMFQMGGIGPMFGQVGFFHKFAGREWEDKRPLQRYIAEAKRLLGVLDKQLDGQDWIVGSEYTIADIATLGWVNNLVTFYGARELVEFDQFQNVIAWLERGTSRPGVERGLKIPARP, encoded by the coding sequence ATGGCAGACATCGACTCGTTCCCGATCACCGCCCGCTGGCCCGCGCAGCATCCGGACCGCATCCAGCTCTACTCGCTGCCCACGCCGAATGGGGTGAAGGCCTCGATCATGCTGGAGGAGACGGGGCTGCCTTACGAAGTCCATACGATCGATATCGGTAAGAACGAGAGCAAGCTGCCCGAGTTCGAGTCGCTGAATCCCAATGGCAAGATCCCGGCGATGATCGATCCGAATGGCCCGGATGGTAAGGCGATTGGCCTGTTCGAATCCGGCGCGATCCTGCTTTACCTCGCCGAGAAGTCGGGCAAATTCCTTCCGAAGGATCCGATCAAGAAGTGGGAAACCATCCAGTGGGTGATGTTCCAGATGGGCGGCATCGGCCCGATGTTCGGCCAGGTGGGCTTCTTCCATAAGTTCGCGGGGCGCGAATGGGAAGACAAGCGTCCACTGCAGCGATACATCGCCGAGGCGAAGCGCCTGTTAGGCGTGCTGGATAAGCAGCTCGACGGCCAGGACTGGATCGTCGGCAGCGAGTACACCATTGCCGACATCGCCACGCTGGGCTGGGTGAATAACCTGGTCACGTTCTACGGCGCGCGTGAGCTCGTCGAGTTCGATCAGTTTCAGAACGTGATTGCGTGGCTGGAACGCGGCACCTCGCGCCCGGGCGTGGAGCGCGGGCTGAAGATTCCCGCGCGTCCGTGA
- a CDS encoding outer membrane beta-barrel protein → MKRTLILTALLLGAVPLATHAADGGIAPSKEGTAQSGLFLHGTLGKSSINIDRKVQKDTHGRHANVLVGYRWAVADRFALGVEGGYAWLGQMNHRQYLPIRGSNNKALYTRNIDLRAYLLGGNFKWHIDDQLSLAVRGGIARSHGHQRDRLEGPGLHRTSSNHADSVRPYVGLSLGYAVIPKLTLSIDANRYFVNKVHYTDGRTQLLAVNTLGLGAEYTF, encoded by the coding sequence ATGAAACGAACCCTCATTCTTACCGCCCTCCTGCTGGGCGCCGTACCCCTCGCCACGCATGCCGCCGATGGCGGTATTGCTCCGTCAAAGGAGGGCACCGCACAAAGCGGCCTGTTCCTCCATGGCACCCTGGGGAAATCCTCCATCAACATTGATCGCAAGGTGCAGAAGGACACCCACGGCCGTCACGCCAATGTACTGGTCGGCTATCGCTGGGCCGTCGCCGACCGATTCGCCCTGGGCGTCGAAGGCGGCTACGCCTGGCTCGGCCAGATGAACCACAGGCAATACCTGCCCATCAGGGGCAGCAACAACAAGGCCCTATACACCCGCAACATCGACTTGCGCGCATATCTCCTGGGCGGCAACTTCAAATGGCACATCGACGACCAGTTGTCCCTGGCGGTACGTGGCGGCATTGCCCGGAGTCACGGCCACCAGCGCGACCGGCTCGAGGGCCCCGGCCTGCACAGGACGTCGTCGAATCACGCAGACAGCGTCCGCCCGTACGTCGGCCTTAGCCTCGGATACGCCGTCATTCCCAAGCTGACCCTCAGCATCGATGCGAACCGCTACTTCGTGAACAAGGTGCATTACACCGACGGCCGCACGCAGCTCCTGGCCGTGAACACCCTTGGCCTTGGCGCCGAGTACACCTTCTGA
- a CDS encoding DUF1697 domain-containing protein, translated as MPAYIALLRAVNVGGTGKLPMAELKAMCEEEGFLAVKTYIASGNVVFTSKLKEQAVKAALESRLEAYAGKPVGVMVRTAAEMAAVLADNPFPDAPGNRVVAIFLDAAPPKDTLAAVRHQGNEEVRLGKREIYVRYDDGMASSKLVIPAAKAGTGRNINTVEKLAEMAAVL; from the coding sequence ATGCCCGCTTATATCGCCTTGCTCCGCGCCGTGAACGTTGGCGGCACCGGGAAGTTGCCGATGGCCGAGCTGAAGGCCATGTGCGAGGAGGAAGGGTTCCTTGCGGTAAAGACCTATATCGCCAGTGGCAATGTGGTGTTTACTTCGAAGCTGAAGGAACAGGCGGTAAAAGCTGCGCTCGAGTCGCGGCTCGAGGCGTACGCCGGCAAACCCGTTGGGGTTATGGTGCGGACCGCCGCCGAAATGGCCGCCGTGCTTGCTGACAATCCATTTCCGGACGCGCCGGGTAACCGGGTGGTTGCCATCTTCCTTGATGCGGCGCCGCCAAAGGATACGTTAGCGGCGGTGCGGCACCAGGGGAACGAAGAAGTCCGGCTGGGAAAGCGGGAGATCTATGTCCGCTACGACGATGGGATGGCCTCATCGAAGCTGGTCATCCCGGCCGCAAAGGCCGGGACCGGGCGGAATATCAATACGGTTGAAAAACTCGCCGAGATGGCCGCTGTTCTGTAG
- a CDS encoding hemagglutinin repeat-containing protein: MKSLSFPHGTAQSLALAILVALAGGPVAAQAQVAPAAGSPHAPGVDPAANGTPVVNIVAPNQRGVSHNQYHDFNVDSRGLVLNNSGAVSQAQQAGYIVGNPNLANGASARIIVNEVTSRNASQLRGFTEVAGQRAEVVIANPNGISCDGCGFINTSRGTMVTGTPLFGGDGSLAAFRVTRGHLAIDGAGLNAAGTDRLDLIARTVAANAKAWANELNVVTGANEVDYASLNARAIAGEGAAGVSLDVAALGGMYANKIRLVGTEAGVGVRNAGELATQGGDFTITQAGRLELTGKTSSTGQLGIQAAALANSGTLAAGGNVTIATAGAIDNTGTIYAANDAALRAGGSLDNRGKLYAVGGSLDIHAAGFGNAAAGDVYAGKQLALRAGDITNEAGIESGAGLLLQASGTMQNAGTVIAGAAARLEGGDIENSGRLSLAGAATLWATRTLLNRGTLVSGGDTSAHAAGITNHGHWQSGGDMAVSATSFSLGAEGVLYAERGLALDVDGVMDNAGQVYAAGNLGVRAGALDNVNTLRAGGDLAVDVAGDLRNSGKLLSDAGNVTLAAADRLTNTGTTAARGNLMLNAGTLVSSGVLGAGIQADGSLGSAGIIDAAVAGALSVHGDTLAASGLTLTAASLDLTEARLRTAGDISLTAREGGIDTGSANVATAGALALQAAGAISNRGGALQGGTMAITAGSLDNTDGTITQTGSADQVLSVAGGLDNSRGRITSNGKHVTVRASSIVNNEGAIEHAGDGVLTMRSDAGIANRLGRIVGNGALDLDAQGALDSTGGTISLAKDITLKAASIANDGGTLVGSMLAVTSAGTLSNDAGVIQSGGALTLDAGSLANGSGQIKGVSGDMIRLGIANALSNGGGGFIGGNGGLWVRAGALENAGQLYAGTSATVAAAGHLVNRGAIQAMGTLSVAAGTVLDNDGGRIEGGSGDAAAELTVSSGWLTNVGGRIANGGAGQTRLNIGGAIDNRDGTLGGQGNVTVSGASIDNGGGRLVAGSDLALSTGNILNTGGNVYAAGTLDWHNGGAVLTNIRGEFGAGARLALTLAWLENLEGNASSNGDVALSLSGGIRGGGRVIAGRDLDISLPGDFVNGAGSQYKANRHFGLHLGGAFYNSDGATLESVGALTIDAASIDNGAGARVSSAATTLNSRGRVTNRGRLEGDSLAVNGTDIDNTGSMIGDTITVRANNLTNGADLGDATDNAAYQSALIAATQDVRLLVGGTFLNRDAMVFALGDIFIAADDAGSRTQAIINRSGSIEADQRVTLAANQITNERRVFETETVHLADGAVSQSSGPVVRYAYNDPDPNHRPPNIDPSQVVSAEEVELARAYCESNGYDNHRCIGFRKDGGIPTSFEGSFVDTLVSYERLKRTSAEGRIVGGTDIVMSGSVTNDKSTVAAGNNLVINGAGQGAVGPGDTAIGGEIIRNIAWAPTGTVRTVSSYGVGWEALVHDPRRWVPDGFRIYGKGSSTSTIALGDGQRPAWITIDPGQGLASRMTAGGALEFHGEAIENTTVGADGKPIIGVQLGANAGGGNVIGKGPGAVGHAGGDVDLGGLGDDSGNSHAGPRPGSQSIGSPDAPAGQIRLPASGLYTTHPGSGSPYLIETDPRFASKAGFLGSDYLMSRLGFDGTRFMKRLGDGFYEQRMVLDQITSLTGRRYLTDNTDAMAQYRALMDAGVEAAGDVQLAVGVALTAEQMAGLTQDIVWMVSQEVNGEKVLVPVVYLSAAHAQEVAQGGAILSGKSVVLDASGALTNTGTIAASGDASLKAGTLLNAGNLTAGGDLSVTAAQDILNGGVIKGGNVSLAAGNDIRSGADIGRVDLGGLKLGDAIAPFDAARLGLASGGSIAATGDLAASAGRDLALGNVLVTSGGDMVLSAKRDLSLAATSVKAGGDAALAAGRDLSLSAVGQTAAVQGGTYNSESTVHSVSTVEAGGNAVLAAGRDVVSEGARVKAGDQLAVSAGRDVVLNAVTDTYRSESHGKDGTKAVQTRTMDEALAGTSLTSNRGVSVSAGHDIRATAAAITSDVGGVALAAKSDISLNAGQERHTWEQRAKSVKSGATSSTTKKTFDASLDNLAVGTLISGDTVAVAAGHDITTHGAQIGATGDVVMAAGNNLTIGTAETTHSETHDRTVSKSGVMSGGGFSVMIGASKEQTGYEQTDSTPTGSFVGSTDGNVVLSAGNLVHITGSDVLTTRDTAIIGKDVTIDAALATTDTHETYKKQTAGIHLGLTGGVVSAAQAAYGMSKRAGQVEDSRLKALYAAGAAASAYGAYAGGAQAVEAASASGAASDAGVSLRIGIGASSVSSDSKTHAETAVGSNLRAGGNLAIAATGGDLNIVGSHLDGSNIALAAARDLNILSQAENHSNKSTNKNGSGEIGFSVGSQTGIYVTAATGKGKATGNGVTHAESTINASNTLQIISGNNTTIQGGLLAANQVVGVVGGNLTLRSEQDTDDYASKQKQMGGTFVYGYGGSANFSSNKAKGHLESVNEVTGIRTGDGGFQLAVGGNTHLAGAVLDSAADASKNVLNTGSLSYESIKNKSSYESSGVTVAGSYNGNARGEQKVSMGGTSLQMPMDKSREGTTKSAIAQGALVIRDGSVSDISRDPSSVGGQVVAYDPKKMAEKKELIGAVLGTANAVTDAVYDAREAQKNKEIADLNNRAREAEAAGKDADGQALRMAAFAKARERDNPSWSPSTVKTVNALGASVLSGNVDLKYLATTGAIARVGDAWTSAGKGFNETQAVKVTCTRPVSDCAGGNPKLGAWSEDNLEGDWELPTGQGVGSEERIAALKKHGYTIELVDTIPSDARNLATNGILNDLARASQLFVGYTERADPDVENTTFYLQYNQTHGGLSDLMQAGWDKFISPLNGEYSATSTALASAIVARGSGAFNVLGHSLGSITTRNALFQSVDAGYINPKLSVAVFGAAVRPTPLVDSMKTITGKEIYDLIGRENISHAQLTFLDHPNDPVSSLVGMNVFPSPYLDPTSSIHIPGASQSNFWGAIKGLADVFGGSVNPHSCQGLNCMYRPDMNWTIKSPALESKNSREGSR; the protein is encoded by the coding sequence ATGAAGAGCCTCTCTTTTCCCCACGGCACGGCCCAGTCGCTTGCGCTTGCCATCCTCGTTGCCCTGGCTGGTGGCCCCGTCGCCGCGCAGGCGCAGGTCGCTCCTGCGGCGGGCTCGCCCCACGCCCCGGGCGTGGACCCCGCCGCCAATGGCACGCCTGTCGTCAACATCGTGGCGCCCAACCAGCGCGGCGTGTCGCACAACCAGTACCACGACTTCAACGTCGACTCGCGCGGCCTGGTGCTCAACAACAGCGGTGCGGTAAGCCAGGCCCAGCAGGCGGGCTACATCGTGGGCAACCCGAATCTTGCGAACGGTGCGTCCGCCCGGATCATCGTCAACGAAGTGACGTCCCGAAACGCGTCGCAGCTGCGCGGGTTCACCGAAGTCGCGGGCCAGCGCGCCGAAGTGGTCATCGCCAACCCCAACGGCATCAGCTGCGATGGCTGCGGCTTCATCAATACCTCGCGCGGCACGATGGTGACCGGTACGCCGCTGTTCGGCGGCGACGGCAGCCTCGCGGCCTTCCGCGTCACGCGGGGCCATCTCGCAATTGACGGCGCCGGGTTGAATGCCGCCGGTACCGATCGTCTCGATCTCATCGCACGCACCGTGGCCGCCAACGCGAAGGCATGGGCCAACGAACTCAACGTCGTCACGGGCGCCAACGAGGTGGACTACGCCAGCCTCAACGCCAGGGCCATCGCCGGCGAAGGCGCGGCGGGCGTCAGCCTCGACGTGGCCGCATTGGGTGGCATGTATGCCAACAAGATCCGCCTGGTGGGAACGGAAGCCGGCGTCGGCGTGCGTAATGCGGGCGAACTGGCGACGCAGGGCGGTGACTTCACCATCACCCAGGCCGGCCGTCTCGAACTGACCGGCAAAACGTCCTCAACGGGACAGCTCGGTATCCAGGCCGCGGCCCTGGCCAATAGCGGGACCCTGGCGGCGGGTGGCAACGTAACTATCGCCACAGCGGGGGCCATCGATAACACCGGCACGATCTACGCGGCAAACGACGCGGCGCTTCGCGCTGGCGGGTCGCTGGACAACCGCGGCAAGCTTTACGCGGTGGGTGGTTCGCTCGACATCCACGCCGCCGGGTTCGGCAATGCAGCCGCCGGCGATGTGTATGCAGGAAAGCAGTTAGCCCTGCGTGCGGGCGATATCACCAACGAGGCCGGCATCGAGTCGGGCGCCGGACTGTTGCTGCAGGCAAGTGGCACGATGCAGAACGCCGGCACGGTCATCGCCGGTGCTGCCGCCCGGCTCGAAGGTGGCGACATCGAAAACAGCGGTCGTCTCAGCCTGGCAGGCGCGGCTACGTTGTGGGCCACGCGCACGCTGCTCAACCGCGGCACCCTCGTCTCCGGTGGAGACACATCGGCGCATGCCGCCGGCATCACGAATCACGGCCACTGGCAGTCCGGTGGCGACATGGCCGTTTCCGCCACCTCGTTCTCCCTCGGTGCGGAAGGCGTGCTGTATGCGGAGCGTGGCTTGGCGCTCGATGTCGACGGTGTCATGGACAACGCCGGCCAGGTCTACGCGGCGGGCAACCTGGGCGTGCGGGCCGGGGCGCTCGACAACGTCAACACGCTGCGCGCCGGGGGCGACCTCGCCGTCGATGTGGCTGGCGACCTTCGCAACAGCGGCAAGCTGCTTTCCGACGCGGGCAACGTGACCCTGGCCGCTGCGGACAGGCTCACCAACACGGGTACGACGGCCGCAAGGGGTAACCTGATGCTCAACGCCGGGACGCTTGTGTCGTCGGGCGTGCTGGGCGCGGGCATCCAGGCAGACGGCAGTCTTGGCTCGGCGGGCATCATTGACGCGGCCGTCGCGGGTGCGCTCTCGGTCCACGGCGACACGCTGGCGGCAAGCGGGCTCACGCTCACGGCCGCGTCGCTGGACCTGACCGAGGCCCGCCTTCGCACGGCGGGCGATATCTCGCTTACCGCACGCGAGGGCGGCATCGATACCGGGAGCGCGAACGTGGCGACCGCGGGTGCGCTGGCGCTCCAGGCCGCCGGCGCCATCAGCAATCGTGGTGGCGCATTGCAGGGTGGCACGATGGCCATCACTGCTGGGAGCCTCGATAACACGGACGGCACGATCACCCAGACGGGCTCGGCCGATCAGGTGCTTTCTGTCGCGGGTGGCCTCGACAACAGCCGCGGCCGCATCACCTCGAACGGCAAGCATGTCACCGTGCGCGCGTCGTCTATCGTCAATAACGAGGGGGCTATCGAGCACGCCGGCGATGGCGTGCTTACGATGCGCAGCGATGCTGGCATCGCCAACCGCCTCGGCCGGATCGTCGGAAACGGCGCATTGGATCTTGACGCGCAAGGCGCGCTCGATTCGACCGGGGGCACGATCAGCCTGGCGAAGGACATCACGCTCAAGGCGGCGAGCATCGCCAACGATGGCGGTACGCTTGTCGGCAGCATGCTGGCGGTGACTTCCGCGGGTACGCTGTCCAACGACGCGGGCGTGATCCAGTCCGGCGGCGCGCTCACCCTCGATGCCGGCTCACTCGCCAACGGCAGTGGCCAGATCAAGGGAGTCTCGGGCGACATGATCCGGTTGGGCATCGCCAACGCGCTGAGCAATGGCGGCGGTGGCTTCATCGGCGGCAACGGCGGCCTGTGGGTACGCGCCGGTGCCCTGGAAAATGCGGGCCAGCTCTATGCCGGCACCAGCGCCACCGTCGCCGCTGCCGGCCACCTCGTCAACCGGGGCGCCATCCAGGCGATGGGAACCCTGTCGGTCGCTGCCGGCACCGTACTGGACAACGACGGCGGTCGCATCGAGGGTGGCAGCGGCGATGCCGCTGCGGAGCTGACCGTGAGCAGCGGCTGGCTGACGAATGTCGGGGGCCGCATCGCCAACGGTGGCGCGGGGCAGACACGTCTCAACATCGGGGGTGCCATCGACAATCGTGATGGCACCCTGGGCGGCCAGGGTAACGTGACGGTCAGCGGCGCATCGATCGACAACGGCGGCGGCCGCCTGGTCGCGGGTAGCGATCTCGCATTAAGCACGGGGAACATTCTCAACACCGGTGGCAACGTGTATGCCGCGGGTACGCTCGACTGGCACAACGGCGGTGCCGTCCTTACCAACATCCGCGGCGAGTTCGGTGCGGGCGCTCGCCTGGCACTCACGCTGGCGTGGCTGGAGAATCTCGAGGGCAACGCGTCGTCCAACGGCGACGTGGCACTCTCGCTCTCCGGCGGCATCCGTGGCGGTGGCCGCGTGATCGCCGGTCGCGACCTCGATATCAGCTTGCCTGGCGATTTCGTCAACGGCGCCGGCAGCCAGTACAAGGCGAATCGCCATTTCGGCCTGCATCTGGGCGGCGCGTTCTACAACAGCGATGGCGCCACGCTGGAAAGCGTGGGTGCGCTGACCATCGATGCGGCGTCCATCGACAATGGTGCCGGCGCGCGGGTCAGTAGCGCCGCCACCACGCTTAATTCGCGCGGGCGCGTCACCAACCGCGGTCGCCTTGAAGGCGACAGCCTTGCCGTCAACGGTACCGATATCGACAACACCGGCTCGATGATCGGTGACACCATCACCGTCCGCGCCAACAACCTCACCAACGGTGCAGACCTTGGCGATGCCACGGACAACGCGGCCTATCAGTCCGCGCTGATCGCCGCAACGCAGGATGTCCGCCTGCTGGTCGGTGGCACGTTCCTCAATCGCGACGCCATGGTGTTCGCGCTCGGCGATATCTTCATCGCCGCCGATGACGCGGGCAGCCGCACGCAGGCCATCATCAACCGATCCGGAAGCATCGAAGCCGACCAGCGCGTGACGCTGGCCGCGAACCAGATCACGAATGAGCGACGCGTCTTCGAGACCGAGACCGTGCACCTCGCCGACGGCGCGGTGAGCCAGTCGAGTGGTCCCGTGGTGCGCTACGCGTATAACGATCCGGATCCGAACCACCGGCCGCCGAACATCGACCCTTCACAGGTCGTCTCCGCGGAAGAGGTCGAACTCGCCCGCGCGTATTGCGAGAGCAATGGCTACGACAACCACCGTTGCATCGGCTTTCGCAAGGATGGCGGCATTCCTACATCGTTCGAAGGCAGCTTCGTCGATACGCTGGTGTCGTACGAGCGACTGAAGCGCACCAGCGCGGAGGGCCGCATCGTCGGCGGCACCGACATCGTGATGTCCGGCTCGGTGACCAACGACAAGTCCACCGTCGCCGCCGGCAACAACCTCGTTATCAACGGCGCCGGCCAGGGTGCCGTGGGCCCGGGTGACACCGCCATCGGCGGCGAGATCATCCGCAATATCGCCTGGGCGCCCACGGGCACGGTGCGGACGGTCTCGTCATACGGCGTGGGCTGGGAGGCCCTCGTACACGATCCGCGCCGCTGGGTGCCCGATGGTTTCCGCATCTACGGCAAGGGCAGCAGCACCTCGACCATTGCCCTGGGTGATGGCCAGCGCCCGGCGTGGATCACGATCGATCCGGGCCAGGGCCTGGCCTCGCGGATGACGGCAGGCGGCGCCCTGGAATTCCACGGCGAGGCGATCGAGAACACCACCGTCGGCGCCGATGGCAAGCCAATCATCGGCGTGCAGCTGGGCGCCAACGCCGGCGGTGGCAACGTGATCGGCAAGGGCCCCGGCGCGGTCGGCCACGCGGGCGGCGACGTCGACCTTGGCGGCCTGGGCGACGACTCCGGCAACAGCCACGCGGGCCCACGTCCCGGCTCGCAGAGTATTGGCAGCCCGGACGCGCCGGCAGGCCAGATCCGCCTGCCGGCCAGCGGCCTGTACACCACGCACCCAGGCAGCGGCAGCCCCTACCTCATCGAGACCGACCCACGCTTCGCCAGCAAAGCGGGCTTCCTCGGCAGTGACTACCTGATGAGCCGCCTCGGTTTCGACGGCACGCGCTTCATGAAGCGCCTGGGTGACGGCTTCTACGAACAGCGCATGGTGCTCGACCAGATCACCTCGCTTACCGGCCGCCGTTACCTGACCGACAACACCGACGCGATGGCCCAGTACCGCGCGCTGATGGATGCCGGCGTGGAGGCGGCCGGTGACGTCCAGCTAGCCGTCGGCGTCGCGCTGACGGCCGAGCAGATGGCCGGCCTCACCCAGGACATCGTCTGGATGGTGAGCCAGGAGGTCAACGGCGAGAAGGTGCTGGTACCCGTGGTGTACCTCTCCGCCGCCCACGCGCAGGAAGTGGCGCAGGGCGGGGCGATCCTGTCGGGTAAGTCGGTGGTGCTGGATGCGTCCGGTGCGCTGACGAACACCGGGACGATTGCAGCGAGCGGTGACGCCAGCCTCAAGGCGGGCACGCTGCTCAATGCGGGCAACCTCACGGCGGGTGGTGATCTAAGTGTTACTGCCGCGCAGGACATCCTGAATGGCGGAGTGATCAAGGGTGGGAATGTCAGTCTTGCGGCGGGTAATGACATTCGGAGTGGTGCGGATATTGGCCGCGTCGACCTGGGCGGACTGAAGCTTGGCGACGCCATCGCGCCGTTCGATGCGGCGCGCCTCGGGCTTGCCTCGGGCGGATCGATCGCAGCGACTGGGGACCTTGCTGCCAGCGCGGGCCGCGATCTTGCGCTCGGTAACGTGCTGGTGACATCGGGTGGCGATATGGTGCTTTCCGCCAAGCGCGACCTCTCGCTCGCCGCGACGTCGGTCAAGGCCGGCGGCGATGCGGCGCTGGCCGCCGGGCGTGACCTCAGCCTCAGTGCCGTTGGCCAGACCGCAGCCGTGCAGGGCGGGACGTACAACAGCGAAAGCACCGTGCATTCCGTGTCGACCGTTGAGGCGGGCGGCAACGCCGTTCTCGCGGCTGGTCGCGATGTCGTGAGCGAGGGCGCGAGGGTCAAAGCGGGCGACCAGCTTGCCGTTAGCGCGGGCCGTGACGTTGTTCTTAACGCCGTCACGGACACGTATCGCAGCGAAAGCCATGGCAAGGACGGCACGAAGGCCGTCCAGACCCGCACGATGGACGAGGCCCTGGCCGGCACGTCCCTGACTAGCAACCGCGGCGTCAGCGTAAGCGCAGGGCACGACATCCGTGCCACGGCGGCAGCGATCACCAGCGACGTGGGTGGTGTGGCTCTGGCTGCGAAAAGTGACATCAGCCTCAATGCAGGTCAGGAGCGACACACCTGGGAGCAGCGCGCCAAGAGCGTCAAGTCCGGCGCCACGTCGAGCACGACCAAGAAGACGTTCGACGCCAGCCTGGACAACCTCGCCGTCGGCACGCTGATCAGTGGCGACACGGTCGCCGTGGCCGCCGGACACGACATCACCACGCATGGCGCCCAGATCGGCGCCACCGGAGACGTGGTGATGGCGGCAGGCAACAACCTGACCATCGGCACGGCCGAGACCACGCACAGCGAAACCCACGACCGTACGGTCAGCAAGTCCGGCGTGATGTCCGGCGGTGGCTTCAGCGTGATGATCGGCGCCTCCAAGGAGCAGACCGGATACGAACAGACAGACAGCACGCCGACCGGAAGCTTCGTTGGTAGCACCGATGGCAATGTGGTGCTGAGCGCGGGGAACCTGGTGCATATCACCGGCAGCGACGTACTGACCACGCGGGACACCGCCATCATCGGCAAGGATGTGACGATCGACGCGGCGCTGGCGACGACCGACACGCACGAAACGTACAAAAAGCAGACGGCAGGCATCCACCTTGGCTTGACCGGAGGCGTGGTCTCGGCGGCACAGGCGGCCTACGGCATGTCAAAGCGCGCAGGCCAGGTCGAAGACAGTCGCCTCAAGGCGCTCTACGCGGCAGGTGCCGCGGCCAGTGCGTACGGTGCGTATGCGGGTGGTGCGCAGGCTGTGGAAGCCGCATCGGCATCGGGTGCCGCTTCAGATGCTGGAGTAAGCCTGAGGATCGGCATCGGCGCCAGTAGCGTGAGCAGCGACAGCAAGACGCACGCCGAAACAGCCGTTGGAAGCAACCTGCGTGCTGGCGGCAACCTTGCCATCGCCGCGACGGGCGGGGACCTGAATATCGTGGGAAGTCATCTCGATGGCTCAAACATTGCCCTCGCTGCGGCCCGTGACCTGAACATTCTTAGCCAGGCAGAAAATCACTCCAACAAAAGCACCAACAAGAACGGCAGCGGCGAGATCGGATTCTCGGTCGGATCGCAGACTGGCATCTATGTCACGGCCGCGACGGGTAAGGGGAAGGCGACCGGCAACGGCGTCACCCATGCCGAGAGCACGATCAATGCCTCGAATACGCTCCAGATCATCAGCGGAAACAACACCACGATTCAGGGCGGCCTGTTGGCCGCAAACCAAGTGGTCGGCGTCGTGGGCGGAAACCTCACCCTGCGCAGTGAGCAGGATACGGATGACTATGCCAGCAAGCAGAAGCAGATGGGTGGCACGTTCGTCTATGGCTACGGCGGAAGCGCGAACTTCTCGAGCAACAAAGCGAAAGGCCACCTTGAAAGTGTGAACGAGGTAACCGGCATCCGCACTGGAGACGGTGGATTCCAGCTCGCGGTCGGTGGCAATACCCACCTCGCCGGCGCCGTCCTCGACAGCGCCGCGGATGCATCGAAGAACGTGCTCAACACGGGATCGCTTTCCTACGAGTCAATCAAGAACAAGTCGAGCTACGAATCCTCAGGCGTCACGGTAGCCGGGAGCTACAACGGCAACGCGCGCGGCGAGCAAAAGGTGAGCATGGGTGGCACCAGCCTGCAGATGCCAATGGATAAGTCGCGCGAAGGCACCACGAAAAGCGCCATCGCCCAGGGCGCCCTTGTGATCCGCGACGGCAGCGTCAGTGACATCAGCCGCGACCCGTCCTCGGTAGGCGGCCAGGTCGTCGCCTACGATCCCAAGAAGATGGCCGAGAAAAAGGAGCTCATCGGCGCGGTGCTTGGCACGGCTAACGCCGTGACCGACGCAGTCTACGATGCTCGCGAGGCCCAAAAGAACAAGGAAATTGCTGATCTCAACAATCGAGCGCGCGAAGCCGAGGCAGCTGGCAAGGATGCTGATGGCCAGGCTCTCCGCATGGCGGCATTCGCAAAAGCTAGAGAGCGTGATAATCCGAGCTGGAGCCCTTCGACGGTAAAGACCGTCAATGCCCTGGGAGCATCAGTACTTTCCGGGAACGTCGACCTCAAGTACCTCGCCACGACGGGTGCGATCGCTCGCGTTGGCGATGCATGGACCAGTGCGGGCAAGGGATTCAATGAGACTCAGGCGGTCAAGGTGACCTGCACGCGTCCAGTTTCCGATTGTGCCGGCGGTAACCCGAAGCTGGGTGCTTGGTCGGAGGATAATCTCGAAGGCGACTGGGAGTTGCCCACAGGACAGGGTGTGGGATCTGAGGAGCGTATTGCCGCGCTGAAGAAACATGGCTACACGATTGAGTTAGTCGATACCATTCCTTCCGACGCACGCAATCTCGCGACAAATGGAATCCTCAATGACCTTGCCAGGGCATCACAGCTTTTCGTGGGCTACACGGAACGCGCGGATCCCGACGTAGAGAATACGACGTTCTATCTTCAGTACAATCAGACACATGGCGGACTGTCTGATTTGATGCAGGCAGGATGGGACAAATTCATCTCGCCGCTCAACGGCGAATACTCCGCTACGTCCACTGCACTGGCATCTGCGATCGTCGCCCGTGGCAGCGGTGCGTTTAACGTGCTTGGTCATAGCTTGGGAAGTATCACAACCCGGAACGCGCTATTCCAGTCAGTTGACGCGGGATACATCAATCCTAAACTTAGTGTCGCTGTCTTCGGGGCAGCAGTGCGTCCCACGCCGCTTGTCGATTCGATGAAGACCATCACAGGTAAGGAGATTTATGACCTGATTGGCAGAGAGAACATTTCGCATGCGCAGCTGACGTTCCTTGATCATCCGAATGATCCTGTGTCTTCTCTTGTCGGAATGAACGTGTTTCCGTCGCCCTACTTGGATCCAACTAGCTCCATCCACATCCCGGGTGCCTCGCAGAGTAACTTCTGGGGCGCGATCAAGGGGCTTGCTGATGTGTTCGGCGGCTCCGTAAATCCTCATAGCTGTCAAGGTTTGAACTGCATGTATCGGCCCGATATGAACTGGACAATCAAGAGCCCGGCTTTGGAGAGCAAGAACAGCAGAGAGGGGTCAAGGTGA